A region of the Campylobacter subantarcticus LMG 24377 genome:
CAAGCTATGAAAGAATTACTTATCTTAGCTGATGTTTTGATAGATGGGAAGTTTATTTTAGAGCAAAAAGATTTATCTTTAAAATTTAAAGGCAGTAAAAATCAACGCATTATTGATGTGGTAAAAAGCTTAGATCAGGGCAAAGTAATACTTTTTGAAAAATAAAGACTTATTTAGTCTTTTTTAACTTAACTATGTTAGAATGCTATAAAATTTAAAAAAGGAGAACGATATGTTTGAATTAAGAAAACTACCTTATGAAGTAGATGTTTTTGGAGATTTTTTAAGTGCAGAAACTTTTGCTTATCACCATGGTAAGCATCACCAAACTTATGTGAACAACCTAAACAATCTTATCAAAGATACTGAATTTACAGGAAAAGACTTAGTATACATTGTGCAAAACTCAAGCGGTGGAATTTTCAACAACGCTGCTCAAGTGTATAATCATGATTTTTATTTTGATTGCATTAAGCCAAAAACATGTTGTGGCTGTGGCTGTTCTTTGAGTGCTGAGTTTAAAGCAGCAGTAGAAAAAGACTTTGGCTCTATGGAAAATTTAAAAGAAGAATTTATCAAAGGTGCTACAGGGGTATTTGGTTCTGGTTGGTTTTGGCTAGTTTATAACACTAAAAATCAAACTCTAGAGCTAGTAGCTACAAGCAATGCTGCTACACCTATCACAGAAGGCAAAGTTCCACTTTTAGTAGTTGATGTATGGGAACACGCTTACTATGTAGATCATCGTAATGCACGTCCTGTATACTTAGAAAAATTTTATGCACACATTAACTGGGAATTTGTGACAAAGGCTTATGAATGGGCCATTAAAGAAGGTATGAACTCAGTAAGCTTTTATGCAAACGAATTACACCCGCTAAACTAAAAAATAAAATCTCTTAGAGTTTCTAAGAGATTTTACTCTAAAATTACCTTTTCGTTTAATACAACTTCGCCTATTACATAAGCATCCGAGTTTTCTAAAACTTTTCCTACATTAGATGGATCTATTACCATAACTAAGCCCACACCCATATTAAAACTTCTATACATTTCAGCCTCTTCTACACTTTGGCCTATTTGATAAAAAATTTCAGGGGTTTTTAAATGATGTTTTCTAATGATCGCGCCTATTCCTTTTGGGAAAATTCTTGGTAAATTTTCCACCAATCCACCACCGGTGATATGAGCTAGTGCATTGATGAATGGTTTTAACTTTAAAAAGTCTTTTACATAAATTCTTGTAGGTTCAAGTAAAACATCGATTAAATTTTTACCATCTATTTTATCATCAAATTTTAATTTTTGTGCTTCAAATAGCACTTTTCTAGCCAAAGAGTATCCATTAGAATGAAGTCCACTACTAGGTAGGGCCAGTAAAATATCTCCGTTTTTGACAAAATTTCTTCTATCGATCTCATCTTTTTCAGCCATACCTACTGAAAAACCTGCTAGGTCAAAGTCATTGCTATGGTACATTCCTGGCATTTCAGCAGTTTCTCCGCCTATTAGAGCACAATTTGCCTTTTTGCAACCATTAGCAATCCCTGCTACAATTTTTTTAGCTACTTCTACATCTAACTTTGCAGTTGCATAATAGTCTAAAAAAAACAAAGGCGTAGCAAAATTACAAATCAAGTCATTCACGCACATTGCTACTAAGTCTTCACCTATGGTGTCAAATTTTTGACTATCAATAGCAAGACGCAACT
Encoded here:
- the sodB gene encoding superoxide dismutase [Fe], producing MFELRKLPYEVDVFGDFLSAETFAYHHGKHHQTYVNNLNNLIKDTEFTGKDLVYIVQNSSGGIFNNAAQVYNHDFYFDCIKPKTCCGCGCSLSAEFKAAVEKDFGSMENLKEEFIKGATGVFGSGWFWLVYNTKNQTLELVATSNAATPITEGKVPLLVVDVWEHAYYVDHRNARPVYLEKFYAHINWEFVTKAYEWAIKEGMNSVSFYANELHPLN
- the purM gene encoding phosphoribosylformylglycinamidine cyclo-ligase, with product MNISYEDAGVSIDNGNAFVETIKPLVKETFNENVLGGIGSFSGAFAMPSGFKNPVMLAATDGVGTKLRLAIDSQKFDTIGEDLVAMCVNDLICNFATPLFFLDYYATAKLDVEVAKKIVAGIANGCKKANCALIGGETAEMPGMYHSNDFDLAGFSVGMAEKDEIDRRNFVKNGDILLALPSSGLHSNGYSLARKVLFEAQKLKFDDKIDGKNLIDVLLEPTRIYVKDFLKLKPFINALAHITGGGLVENLPRIFPKGIGAIIRKHHLKTPEIFYQIGQSVEEAEMYRSFNMGVGLVMVIDPSNVGKVLENSDAYVIGEVVLNEKVILE